The following proteins come from a genomic window of Leguminivora glycinivorella isolate SPB_JAAS2020 chromosome 6, LegGlyc_1.1, whole genome shotgun sequence:
- the LOC125226810 gene encoding uncharacterized protein LOC125226810 — translation MVQKKQTNQNYERTRTFTLHLIVRKGQKNRFLRGGGMMFQHLVALYLKLPRKAAVACRGVISCILQVRTARDLRVDIHDSFSKRYKGDLCFTMPKRRLAR, via the exons ATGGTACAGAAGAAACAGACTAATCAAAACTATGAAAGGACACGaacatttacattacatttgaTAGTGAGGAAAGGACAGAAAAACAG GTTCCTGAGGGGCGGAGGAATGATGTTCCAGCACTTGGTCGCATTGTACTTGAAGCTGCCACGAAAAGCCGCAGTCGCATGCCGAGGAGTTATCAGCTGTATACTACAAGTGCGTACTGCAAGAGACCTGCGAGTGGACATCCATGACAGCTTTTCGAAGAGATATAAAGGGGATTTATGTTTTACTATGCCAAAAAGAAGACTGGCCAGATGA